The following is a genomic window from Mycolicibacterium sp. TY81.
TGGTCCGGTCGTCTGACCTGATTCACCACGTCACTGACAGCTTCAGCGACCGTCGTTGCGAACCGTTGCCACATGTCCGAAGCGGCGTCGAGGCCCTTCGTGTCTGCGTTCGGAGTTTCCTTGCCGACCGCCTCGACCAAGCCGGGAATGATGTCGGTCAGACCGACGCCATTGGCGCCCACGGAACTGGAGATCGTCGACGACGGTTCAGAGATCGCCGGTCGCGGTGGCAGATTGGCCGGGACGGGAATCTTGCGACGGCCGGCGTGGAATTCAGCCCACGCATGGTTGACTCCGGCTTGGTAGACGCGTCCAGCCAGCGAAGACCAGGCTTGTGCCAGCGAATCGGCGCCACCGACAGCATCGCGCGCGGCGCTGTCATACCGCGATCCCCATTTCGTGCCGACCGGGTCGTTGCCGGCCATGTGGCCGGACCCGTGCGATGCGCCTGAGACCACGCCGGCAGCACCAGCCACCTTCGATCCCGCACGGCCGAGTATCGCCGCGGTCAGGAAATACCAGTCTGAATCGACAACCCAAGTACCCATGGATGCTCGCTACTTGCCGGCCATGCGCAGATTCATCGCCATGACGGTCCGGTAGGCGTCTTCGGCCTGGGTGGACCACGCGGTGAAGTCCGCGAGCGCGGTGCGCATGTCGTGCGCTGACCGCACCCAGTTCCGGTGGCGAGCCTCGTATGCTTCGGCGGCTGCACCGTCCCACGACTGTGACACCTGACCGATAAGCGATTCCACCCGGCTCAACGATGTCTCGCAGTGCGCTAGGTAGGCCTGCATTTTCGACCGCAGTTCATTGAGCGCGTCGACGTCGACGGTGTACCCAGTCATTGCGACCTACCGCTCATCCCACGCGCTGCGAACGATCGATCCACCGCGCTCATCCTGTGCTGCGTAGGCCGCCACGCTTTGGACGACCCGGATCGCGATTTCGTCGGCGTCGTCGACGATGTTCGTCGCGGCGGCGCGAAACTCATCCCAGTCGCGGCCGAACATCCGAGCGGCCTCACCGCGCCACGAACCTTCGACGACGTCATCGACCGACGCGACGAGCTGGCGCAGTTCTTCACGCAACTCATCGGCGATGGTCCGAAACTCGTCCGCAGCTGCTTTGACCGGCTCGGTCTCGATGCGCAGCCGTGCGCCCCCCACGTCCGCCATGCGACCCCCTTCGCCGACTTCAAGCGCCAGTCTAGCGAGGCCGACGATCAATGCCGGATGTCCCACAGGTGCACATGCCCGGGCATCTGTTGGTCCGTGAACCATTCCCAGTCTTCGTATCGGTCGGCCGCGGACCGCCAATGGTCGGCCTCGGTGTCGCGGCCGACCGCCCGCAACACCGCGGCGACCCATCGCTGGAGCTCCTGGCTTTTGTCGTGGAAGCAGACACCGTCGAGCATCTCGATTGCCTCCCGCGTGCTGCCGTCGATCGCGGAATCCATATGCTGTGGCGCGATTTCGGCGAAATCCAGCTCTGCCAGCGCGAGCCGGTACGCCGCATCAGCTGCCCGCATCGGGTGGTACATCTCACGGCGTTCGATCAGATTGGACGCCATTTCCGTGGCCAGCGCCACCGATTCCTCGGAAGGCGGCAGGAAGTCGATCAACGCCCAAAAGGTGTGCAGCAACAACTCGGGATCGCGAGCGTCGACCTGCCGGGCGAGCACCACGGCGGATCGATATGCCGACTCGGCCTCGTCCAGGTCGCCAAATTCCTCATACGCCGCGCCGAGTTGGGTGCTGAGGTGGGAGGCGAGATTGAGCCGACCCGATATCAGATGCTCGTCCATCTCGACCCGCAGGTCCGCGATCCGCTCGCTCAGCGTCTTTGGCGGATTCAACTCGTCCACGATCGTGCGGATCTTCTGATTCAACCGGGTGCTATCGGTGCCGTAAGTAGACATCGACTGCGAGTCGAGATCGTTGCCCGCCAACGCCATCGTCAGTGCATCGCAACGCAATCGCCGCGCTTGACTGTAGTGATCCAGAGCCTTCTCGAATTGTCCTGCCCCGGCCGCCTCATCGCCGAGGAATTCGCATTCCTCAGCGGTCGGTTGCTCGCTCATCTCCCGACCTCGGTTCCGTCCACGCCCGCCGCGAGCAGGATGACGTCGTCGAGGGCCTCCGATAGCAGCGCTCGGTCCTCGGGGCCGTCGCATTGGGCGGCCATGCGAGCCTGGACGTACAGCAGTTGCATGAGCCGGTCGAACACCAGGTCATCGGTGGTGCGTGTGAGGGCTTGCACGGCGCGGTTACTCCAATTCAGCACAAGGTGCGTGATGTTGCCGTACCCGGGCGAGGCTACGTCGATCTGACCGTGGCCGACGAACACCGCGGGCAACGCAGTCGACGGGAACCGCCGCACCGCCACTCGGCAGCCAGATGCGGCCAGCGCCGCGGCACCCCGCAATTCCAGCGCCGGCACCGCCTCAGTGTCGGCCGGGGCATCGGCCAGCGCCGCGACCTCGGACGCTGGGTATGCGCGGGTGACGGTCACGCCAGGCATCACCTGCGGCAGCAGGAGCAGCACCTCCTGGTCCAGGGTGTGGCCGGCGTTGACGACGATCCTGCCGCCGGAATTGAAACTGGCGATGGTACGGAACTCGTTGTCAGACAGCGCGTACAGAACATTCGGGTTTCGTTGGACCACGTCGATCAATCGCAGTGCGCCCTCGGTCGTCTGCATGGTCAGTTGTGGCAGCACGACCTCGGCGAGTTCCAGATTGTCGGAATCGGTACCTTGCGTTGCCGCGGAACGCAGTTCGAGGTTGTTCTCGACGACGAACTCGGCAAATCGTTGCGGGTCGGTGTCGGCCAGCGTTCGCAGCCAGCCCAACGCTGCCCGGCCGAGTTTGCTTCGGGTCAAGGCCAACGCCTGGTTGTTCATGACCGATTCGCGGCTGGCGGTCGGCTCCAACGTGGTGGAATTGATTGCCGCCCAGGCGAAGAACGCCCATGGGGGCAGCAGCGAGCTGTCGGCGTCGTCGACGAGCATGTTGTTGATGTAGATGCGGTTCCGCCCGGCGGCTTTCGAGCGACCGTATGTCGCGCCGATGTAGACGGCGCCGTCGAGCCCGAGAGCGGTGTCGTGGACCTCGATGGCGTCGAACTGCTTGCCGACACCGAGACCGCCGAAGATCGGTGGAACCCCTCGCACGATCTCTGCACGATGGGTGCCGAAGTCGATTCGCCAGGGTCGCGAAACATCTTGTGCACCGGTGTTTGTCAGCACACTTAGCTGTGCCGGCAGAAACTCGGCGTACTTGCGCGCCAGTGGGATGACCTGCTCGGCACGGGTCCAGCCGATCATGTCCGGTCGTGGACGGAGTCGCACAGTGGTCCCGACGGCAATCTCATCGGCGAGGGTCTGCACCGTGTAGGTGCCGTCGCTTTTGCCTATCCACTGAATCGGGTCGGCGCCGGTGGCGCTGCGGGACACGACCGTGATCTCGTCGGCGGCCAGAAAGCAGCTCAGAAGACCGATACCGAACTGCCCGATGTAGGTCCGCCTGCTACGGGCCAACTCGTCACGCTTGGAACTCGCGCCGACGGTGGCCAGGAACTGCTCGACTTGATCGGCGGTGACGCCGATGCCGGCATCGGTGATCGCGAACTCGTTGGCCGGGGAGTCCGGAGAGGTGACGCCGAATGGCGAGATGGTGATAGTCCGCGGGGTCGGTGTGTCGCTGAGCGCGTCGCGGGCGAGGGTGGCGTCGAAGGCGTTCTGAATCAATTCGCGGACGTACACGCCCGGGCTGGAATAGAGGTTCTTGCTGAGCAGTGAGATGACTCCGCCGAGATCTACTCGGAAGTTCTGCTGCTGAGGTGCGGGCATGTGCGGTATCTCCTGCATCGGTTCGGTCGAAAGCCGCATAGCGTCGCACGAGCCACCGACAAGTCGGGCTCGAAGAGATGTCACCTGTCTGAATGTCGGAGTCGGCGTGTATGACTTGAGCGACAAATTCAGAAGGAGTAGATGATGCGCGTCAACCTGTGGGGTGGCGGACCGACGCTGGCACTTGCTGATTACTGGCAACAGAGCGGGCTGCTGCCCGACGACCCGCCCGAAACTCAGGCGTTCGGCTACCTGTTCAGTGACGACGCAACGGGGACCGTGACGACGCGGCCCTACCCGACCAGGTATGCGATGCCGCTGGACAAGGACCAGATGATCGACGGCCTCCTCGAAGCCGCCGCCGTTGTTGCCGGACAGGCCGGGCTGATCGAGGTCGACGTCGAGCGGACGGCGAGCGGGGTGCCGTACGTGTACAGCCTCATGAAGATCAAGCAGGAGTCTGGCGGTGTGCAGTACAACCTGACGTTGCACCTACACGCCGAGCATGTGCAACAGGTTCAGGGTTTCTTCATCGAAGGTCACACCACCGGCATGCGCGACGCTGCGGTGTATGAGATTGCGCGGCAGAATGATTGGCTCCAGCAGCCCACTGCCGACGACCCGATGGGCGGCTGGGCCCGCGACCCCTACACCGGACTGAAGACGGGCTTCGTGATGAACATGAGCGAGCTGCCCGATTTCGACGACCAGTTTCCGGCCGAGCAATTGTCAATACCTGTGGATCGGGGTGTTTCAGGC
Proteins encoded in this region:
- a CDS encoding WXG100 family type VII secretion target, encoding MTGYTVDVDALNELRSKMQAYLAHCETSLSRVESLIGQVSQSWDGAAAEAYEARHRNWVRSAHDMRTALADFTAWSTQAEDAYRTVMAMNLRMAGK
- a CDS encoding WXG100 family type VII secretion target, translating into MGHPALIVGLARLALEVGEGGRMADVGGARLRIETEPVKAAADEFRTIADELREELRQLVASVDDVVEGSWRGEAARMFGRDWDEFRAAATNIVDDADEIAIRVVQSVAAYAAQDERGGSIVRSAWDER
- a CDS encoding ATP-binding protein, encoding MPAPQQQNFRVDLGGVISLLSKNLYSSPGVYVRELIQNAFDATLARDALSDTPTPRTITISPFGVTSPDSPANEFAITDAGIGVTADQVEQFLATVGASSKRDELARSRRTYIGQFGIGLLSCFLAADEITVVSRSATGADPIQWIGKSDGTYTVQTLADEIAVGTTVRLRPRPDMIGWTRAEQVIPLARKYAEFLPAQLSVLTNTGAQDVSRPWRIDFGTHRAEIVRGVPPIFGGLGVGKQFDAIEVHDTALGLDGAVYIGATYGRSKAAGRNRIYINNMLVDDADSSLLPPWAFFAWAAINSTTLEPTASRESVMNNQALALTRSKLGRAALGWLRTLADTDPQRFAEFVVENNLELRSAATQGTDSDNLELAEVVLPQLTMQTTEGALRLIDVVQRNPNVLYALSDNEFRTIASFNSGGRIVVNAGHTLDQEVLLLLPQVMPGVTVTRAYPASEVAALADAPADTEAVPALELRGAAALAASGCRVAVRRFPSTALPAVFVGHGQIDVASPGYGNITHLVLNWSNRAVQALTRTTDDLVFDRLMQLLYVQARMAAQCDGPEDRALLSEALDDVILLAAGVDGTEVGR